The region TTCCGCAGGCCACTGTCCAGCCCAGAGCTGTGGCTTTATGTCTGTGCGTCTGGAGGTTGGTCGCACATCCAGGACCCACAGCACTTCTCACCCTCCCTCCCGTGTCAGAGATGGTCCAGGCCCCAGTGGACCCTCAAGTGCAGGCCAAGCACAGCCTCCAGGAAGGGCTGAGGGCCATGCTGTCCCTGGCCGGTCCACCCACTCACCACACAACTGCGAGCAAATGTCACCAATGAAATGAACTGAGGATCCCTGTCCTGCACACGCCATGGAATGAAAAGTAGTAGCTTTTGTGAGTGCTCACAGCACTGTCCTGCGCAGATCTCTCCATGACCTTGTCATCACTCTTgtttaacgtgtgtgtgtgtgtgagtgtgtgtgtgtgtgtgtgacagcaGGTGCTCAGCTATGGTATGAACTTCATGGAGGTAAGCTGGtttctattttcataaataaacaactaagaaaaattaaCACATTGGCTGATGAATATTTAATTCCATATTATTTGTGGAGAGATGATCGTGAAACACTTCCATCCCTAGGATTCTACTGACCAGTCCTTGACCACCACAGAGTCTCCTGGTTATCAGAATTGCAAAGGGCTAACTAAGACCAAGGAGGAAACATCTGGTCACTCAGATTCCTATGACATTGTCTGGTGGGTCAGAAGAACcacatttcttcctctctctccccctccctgtccctctttctctctccctctctttttccctctcttcttctctctctccctcaccctctctccctctctctctccctctctccccctccctccctccatctctttccctctcccccttccaatctctccctctccctctctccctctctccccctacctctctgtctctctgtttttAAGGTGGCTGTTTAAGTCaccttttgcatcactgtgacaaagacctgacaagaacaattagaggaggagaagtctATTTGGCTCACAGTGTCCCAGGCCTCTGTTCCCAGTGGCCAAcccactgctctgggccccagaggaggagggcatcatggtagaagggcctggggcaggaaagcagctcaggacgcaGCAACAAAGCAGCAGACACAGCGTCTGCCCACCAGGGACCAGACAGAAACCCACAGGACAGCCCCAGGGACCCCTCCTCCAGCTGTGCCAACCTGCCCACAGTTATTGCCCATTCACTAATCAGGGCATTAAGCCTGGATCAAGTTACCAGGTGCCACAGGACTCCTCCCCTGATCCTGTCACCTCTGAAAgctcttgcattgtctcctacatgagcttctggggacaagtcacatctaaaccataacaagtgcTGGAATTCTTGACTTTAGTCTTAAGAACAGTCTGTGTGTGCTCATTCTGGAGACTAAGAGGGGTAACAGGCCGACCACCAAGAAGGAGGCTGGGGCCTGGGAACAGGGGAAGAGAGTTTCTTGATCCTGGGCCGAGACCAAGACTGAACCTGGGAAAATATAAGCGTCAAACAGACTTAGAACATTCTTTTCTATCTGCTTTTTGAAAATGATTCCTGCTAAGTGTGAATGTGGTCCATCAAGAGAAATAAGCCTGGGAAGGATAGACACAGGGGTGTATGGCCTTGGGTTCTAAGGACTCCAACTTTGAGGTTTTCTTGTAGGGTCCCTacatttatttgttaataaatgaaaattttaagtttgGGTGATTTTAGGCACATAATTCATGGACctagtaagtaaaaaaaaaatagtatcagaaagaccagtagaaAAGTTAGAGAATAAAGGGAAccgtcagtaagtcaagaaaaggtaaagaagaaggggaagaggaataATAATTATAGACCACAGTAatggcagggaggaggaggggagggggagagggaggtaaggggagggggaggggagttaAGGGGAGGAGGacgggggaggagggaaggagaagggatgggagaataagggaaaggaggtaagggaggaggggaggaaggaggaggaggaagaggagagaaggatgggaagaagaaaagaggaggagaaggaaggaggagggcattagagagggaggaggtggaggaggaggaggaggaggaggaagaggaggaggaggaggaggaggaggaggaagaggaggaggaagaggaggaggaggaagaagaggaggaggaagaggaggaggaggaggaggtggaggaggaggaggaagaggaggaggaggaagaggaggaggaggaagaggatgaggaggaggaagaggaggaggaggaggagggagaggaggaggagaaggaggaagatgaggaggaagaggaggaagaggaggaggaggaggtggaaaaggaggaggaacaggaggaggaggaggaggaggaggaggaggaggaggacagggcagTGGGAAGCAGAGCCCCCGCAGGTGGACAGGGGACCCCTGCAGGCTGCCACTCAGCCCAGGTCATGCTGCTGGACAGAGGGGTCCCAGCCAGATGTGAAAATCAGCAGGAAGGCAGGTGACATGGACTCCCCAGGGTCACCCCAGCACATTTTGAACTTTATTGTAAGTTTCCTTTCATCAAAGTCACTTCATTTCTGTGCGTCACCAGCTGGATGCACTTTCCCATCACACATTTGCTCACTTGCCTTGTGACCCCTCCCCTTGCCTGTTGGTTACCAGGAGAATAAAATGGCCAAACGTGGCACATGGTTGGGGACCAGTTGTTGTGACTGGGAATCAGGTGACTTCCAGCAGGTCTCAGATGCTCCTGGCCATGCATGTCAGGCCCCAGGCTGGCCGTGACACCCAGCTGCATGTCCATGGGCTGTCTTGTGCCTGCTGGGGTCCCTAGGTCCCTGTCTTTGCAGCGTGGGATCTGAGTGGTGTCCTGGGCTAGTGGAAGGCCAGGGTGGCGTAGTCACTGTGCAGAGCACGAGATTGTCCTACttgggaggaaggaggagtggCTGTCCCCTGCATGAGCTTGAGGTAATTCAGCTGGGCGTAGGTCACACCGTGGGGGGCACCAGATGCAGCTACCTGGAGTGAGGACAGAGTGGTGACAGGTGAGGCTGGTGTCTGGGGAGCTGGGGCCTGGAGGGGAAAGGACCCACATGGCAGCCCTGCAGGCTGTCCTCTCCCTGTAATGTGTCCTTCATGACCAGGAATGGCCCTAACTCAGGGGATAAGTGGACACTCCACAATAGCCCTGATTCTGGGCACAGGTGACAGCCCAGGGGTCTTCATCTGCAGGGCTCTGTGGAGGGGACAGAGGCAGGCAGCTCCTGAGTCCACTCTGGCTGTGCCTCTCACCTCCCACAGGGACTGGAGGGACCTGCAGCCAGCAGTCAGCTCTCCATGCCCAGCAGAACTTCCAGGGGCTTCTCAGGCTCTGCCAGAGCAGAGGCACCTGCAGGACTGAGCCCTGCCCACCTCTGTCCTGCCACCATCACACCTGCTCCTCATGCATCACCTGCAGCACCTGGACTCGAGCGGGCTGGACAGGTCAGCCTGTGCCCACTGGCCTCACACTGCTGCTCCTTGGCAGGACCCTCTTCCTGAGATGCTCTCAGGCCTGTCCCTGTGGTGGGGGCTCTGTCCAGGGTCCCCCCCAGGGAACCCTCCTTGACTGTCCAGTTacccctcctgctcctgcccatGGCCCCCGCCCCACCTGGCTCTGTCCTGGGTTCAAGCCGTCGCCCTGCCTGGTCTCCCCACGCCTGTCTGCCTCTGCCCCGTCTGTCTGTCCCGGGGCTGTCCTGTGTCTGAGCACCAGACTGtgtttgctgctgctgccccAAGCCCCCAGTAGAGCCTTGCCAACAGCAAACCCCCAGGAGTCGGCCATCTGTGTGGCTGGGAGGGGCCAGTGCAGGGCAGGGCTGTGGCCAGGTCCACCTCCTCCTCAGGAGCAGGTGACCGAGCTCAGcagggggaggaggcagaggagagaggCCAGCGCCCAGGCCTCAGGGCAGGAGGCCGACCAGAGCCCATCAGCACCATCAgctgggaggagagaagagggcagCGGGCAGAGAGAGGAGGGCGGAGGAGAGGACGGGTCACCTGGTGTACTTGGGTGTCCTCTGGGGAGGTGACAGCAGTGCTGAGCCCTGTGTGAGGAGAAGGAGGCAGACCTGTGAGGCCCACACGGGCTCTTGCTGGGTCTCCTGGGTGGTCCTGCTGGTCAGGGTGACAACCAGGCTTCCCATCCTGTGTGCCCTGAGCACAACTGGCTAATTCCCTGGGACGCCACCACGTCCCCCCTCCCCACTCACCTGCCTTCCTGCATTGTCCCCGACACTGGTgtcccaggaggaggaagaggaacagcAGGAGGAGGGGAACCGAGACCCCACCAGAATCTTCAGGCTCCTTCCTAGTCCTGGGCAGGGGTGTGGACGAGGAGCCACGCTGCTTacctgagcacctactgtgtgccagcccTGCTGGTCTTTCCACCTGTCACCTCCAGCCCTGTCACTCAGGCATCATGGCACTGCCACCCACCCCCCAGgcacagatgaggacactgaggctcagaggggggTCCCCTGCCCAGTCACccagcaggaagcagcagagcGGGGCCTGAACTGGGGGAGTCTGACTCCCAGTCTCCTTCTCTCCCCCAGAGCTCAGCCCTGAGCTGGAGGGAAAGAGCCTGACACCCCGATGGCCCTGAGCCCTCCCCTGCTCAGTGTCACTGTCACTGCACAGAGGGGACAGAGCCCTGCAGATTCAGGTCCTGGAGGCGTCCCTGGAGGCCCCTCTCCCAGCAGGGCACAGCCAAGGTCAGCCTGAGAGCACTTGAAGGTCAGGGCCAGgcctctcctctgccctgggagaaactgaggcccagaggggagGGGCTGGTGCCCGTCAGCATCTCCAGAGGGGGCTGCTCCCCCTCAGCTCAGCCCTGCCCTGGACCCCACCTCCCACCAGAGCCCCTCACTCACCACTCTGGGGTCCTGGGTCCTTGGGGGAGAGGGGCTGGTCCTCAgggcctcctggggtgggtgggaggtgAGGGCTGGGCTGCCTGCCCCCCAATCAGCTGGCTGCTCCTCCCCAGGCTGGGCCCAGAGTCACCTCTGCCTGGACCTCCCCCTCACGCCTCCCAGCTCTGAGCCCCAGGGCCTGAGACCCCTGGCCATTCTCTGCAGTGCCCTGGACACAGCTTAGCTGAGTTTGCAACTGGACTTTGTAGCTCAGAGTGATCCTTGGTGGCCCAAGAATGCAGGACACTGTCTGCACAGAGGCCCCTGAGACTCACCAGCTGGTGACCTGGGTCCTGAGGGTGGGGGGCTGGGTTCCCCAGAGGGTCCTGGGAATGAGGAGGACAGGAGGGTGTGGGGTGCAGGCTGCCCCTGGGGACTGTCTCTGCCCATCCCCCTAAACCTGCCTGGCCTCCCCAGGACCCTCCTGTGCCCACCTGCACTTTCCTGATTCCAGTGGTGGGTGGGTGCACAGGCTGGAGGACCCCGTTGGCCCCTCCTCTCTGAGGGGTGAGTCCCGCTGGCCGACCCTCCCTAGGCCCCTCCCTCCCATTCCACCCAGAGCTGTCCTGGGCAGGGCCCTGAGGGAGTCCTTGAGCTCACAGAGGATGGGGTCAGGGGTCACTCCCATGAGACCACCAGGTCCAGGGGGGCACTGGGCCATGACAGCAGGTAGGGGGATGAGCTGTGAGAGCCATAGCACCTGTAGGTCCCCCCGAGGGCTGGGGTCACAGCTCTCATGGAGAACTCTGCCTGGTACCATGGGGCTCAGTACTCTGCTCTCAGACGCAGGGGGGGATCAGCTGCCCCCTCCTTGCACAGGAGGAAAGTGTCCATCTTGATCTGTGACTGACACAGCAGGGTGACGTTCTCCCCTGAGGACACTGTGGGACCAGGCTGCACTGAGAGGGAGGGTGTGCCAGGGAGCTGTcctagagagaggaaggagggtgagGGTGGCCCCAGCTTGTTCTGAGCTGAGACCTCCCCAGGGCCTCTCTCTGAGgaccctgtgctctctgtctGCCTCCTTGTCTCTAATCCTTCCTGTCCCTGTGTcccctgtccctgtcctctctgcccctccctgtctctccctcctGAGACCCCACATCACCCTGGCCATCACCTCCTGGGGCTCCCCAACAGGGCTGTGCAGAGTCTGGGTCCCTGACTGCACCTTCTGGGAGCCTCTCATGTGACCACAATGTTAAGGGGGTCACTGGGGGCTGACCACTCAGAGTAGAGACTGTGTCCACCGTAGCACCTGTACCGACCCCCGTGGGAGCTGCTCACAGGGCCCAGCAGGAAGTCGGCCTGAGAGAGCCCAGcctggggctgctgggcaggGCGCTGGGGGAGGCCCTGTTCCCCCTCCTTGGACAGAGTGAATCTGTCATAGGTGACATCTGAGTGACACTGGAGGGCCAGGGTCTCTCCAGGGGCCAGGACAGGGCCCTGCTGGGTCAggagggagggcttcctggacacCCCTGGAGGAAGAGAGGCCTGGGCTGAGGGCTGGACCCTGCtaaccccctccctcccccgtcCTGCCTGCAGGTCACCCTCTCACACCTGGGTCTCTGCCCACAAGGTCGCAGCCTCACCAAATATTGGAGTGAAGGATGGGAATTCCTTACCTGAGACCAGAAGGTCCAAGAGGTCACTGGGAATTGACCACACCTGGGGTTTGCTCCTATAATAGCCGTAACATGTGAATGTCCACCTGTGGGTGGGGTTAACAGGCCCCACGGGGAACTGGGCCTGGAACTGCCCACTGGGTTTTTGCTGTGAGTCCAGGGTCCAGGTGAGGTTGTGTTCTCCTTCCTTCACCAAAATAAAGCCGTCAAATTCCTTCCATGAGCCACACTGGAGGGTCACGTTCCCTCCTGAGGTCagcacagggctgggcagggctgagaGGCTGGGTTTGCTGTAGAATCCTAGGAGAGAAGGAGACAGGTGTTCAtggctccctcctcccccatTAATGCGCTGTGAGAGGGACCCCTGGGGGCAGACCCCTTTCCTgaggcagagctggggctgggaccCCTGAGTGTCCTCTCACCTGTCACCACCAGCTCTAGGCGTTCACTGCGATGTAATGAGCCACCAAGGCTCTGATAGTAGCATTGATATCCCCCTACGTCCTGCGCAGTCATGGTGGGGATGGGGAACATGGCCCTGTTCCCTGGACCCTGTAAGGGTCTTCTGCATGTGGGGCTCCCGGTCCTTTCCTTAATGAGACAGTACTCGTGGGTGTACAGTGATCCCTGACACCAGAGGGTCACTGACCTTCCACGGGGAATGACAGGGCCTGGTTCTGCCCACAGGTTGGGCTTGGGGAGGGTCCCTGCAAGAAAAAGAGAGGCAGGATCCTGGGATATCCCTACCCCAGGTCCCACTGCCCTACCTTGTCACCACCCTCGGCCCAGGCTGCTCTCTTCTCTCCCGAGACCCCAGGGGCTGAGCCTGGGCAGGACGTGGGAGGCTGCAAGGCACTCACCTGAAGACCCCCGGGGGCTCTGTAGCAGACTCAGCCCTGGAAGAGAGGTCCCCGTGAGGAGCTGGCATCTGGGTGCGGGCCTAATATCTCCTTGTGGTCACAGCAGCCATATGGTGCCACATGGACCTAAAACCTGAGGGTTGCCCGAGAACTGGCACCTGGGACCCTCCCCACCCAATCTGTGTCCCTCCCTCCACCAACACTGACCGAGGCAGAGGAGGACAGGCAGGGTGGACCTCATGCCGCCTGCTCTGAAGACGTCCAGAGAGGAGAGTGCAGGCCCTGCAGGTCAGACAGCACGGAAGTGGTAAGCAGGGGCTGCTGCTGTCCCCTGGTCCCCAGAGCTGTGCACCCACCAGATGGGGACGGCCCCTCCTGTCCTGTCTCTGGTTTCCTCAAGGCAGGGCTGAGGGGATTCCACCCCTTGGGGACATCTCAGCACAGATCTGAGGTCCCCCTGACCCTGAGGCCCTCATGACTGACCTTGATGCTGCCCAGCCAGGCCAGGCCCCACACAGGCTGAGGCCAACCCAGGATTATGTCCTCAGAGGATCCAGGAAGGGAATGTGGGGGTCACTCCTAGACCAGGTAAAACATGACCAGCTACTAGGCAGGTGGGTGCCAGGCTCCAGAGGTCCAGCATGGTGGAGGCCTGTGCCCTGCCCTCTGGGAGCTGGACCAGCTGAAGGAGCTCAGGGCTGATTTCCCAGTGCAGCCCACCATGGCGCAGCCTGTGCAGGAGCAAACCCTCCCTCAGCAGCTCTGGTCTATTTAAGTTGATGGTCTCTGGTGTtttgttgcagagcgcagagctGACTGACACAGGAGCTGAAAGGAGCAAGCCCTTTTCCCTGAGCCAGGTCCCCGTGCTGCACATGAAATGCTCTGTTCTGGGGTGTGGGGGAGCAGCCGTCCCATCTGCTCTGGAGTCCCTCACTCCAGCCTGTCCCACCCTCAACAGAGTTTCCTGGCTGAGAGCTAAGGTGTGGGTCACCACCCCAGGAGCGTGGCTGTCCTTGTAGGAAAATGCTCTTCATCTTAAACTGGATGCTCCACACTGTGCCAGGTGGGGAGGGACCCTCTGTGGGGCCTCGGGAGCTCTACCTGCTTATCACTTCCTGTATGTCCTTGGCTGCAGGGTCCACACAGCAGGGAGGGGACGGCTGAGGGTGAGGCTGCACAGGGGAAGGACTAGGGTGGCAGCTGAGGTGAGGGCTGCAGATGTCACCTCCTGTCCTTCACGGGGTCCTCCCTGGGCTCTGGGTCTTCAAGGCAGATGTGTGGGGTGAAGGgggagccaggccctgggcaTGTCCTCCTGGTCCTCCGTCAAGACCAGAATGGGGCAGGGGTGTGCCTGAGGATGCTCAGCCCTCCCCCCTAGATCCTGACAACTTACCTACCCCACCATCCCCCAGGCcaacctcctcctccccatcGTCCCCTCTAATCCATGCCCCATCCTGCTGCATTGCCCATCCACCATCTCCTTTTGCAGGTCAGCAGCCCTGGGCCTGAGGAGCAGTAGGGTGGGCAGCCAGTTAAGAGAAGTCCAGGGGTCCTGGTGTCCACCATGGTCCTCAACACCCACAGGTCAGCCTGGGGAAGTGGACCCTCACCTCTGCACCATTCACCCCATTAGCTCTATGACCCCGTCCTGGTCCCTTTGGACCTGGTTTGATGGAACACGAGTGACAGTTAGCACAGAGGACAGTGCCAGGGAGACCAGCTACCCCAGGTCCACTGAGGGAGTCAGCTTGGTGGCCCATCCTGGAGGACCTGGTGTGTCTGTCATCAGCACACCCCTGAGCACCTGTGCTGGTGGCTGTGTGAAGGGATCACAGTGGCCTGCAGCGTGTGCTGGCTCCTGAGTCCCCAGCCTTCAACCCCCCCAGCCACTCTCTCTATTCCAAGATGCACCCCCAGCTCCAGGAGCAGTGGGCACATCTGTGCAATCAGGGAGCCAGGAAGGGACGTGGACGTCTAGCCCAGGTCCATCCCACACTCCAAGTGCTCTTTGCTGCTGCCCTGGGAAGAGGTGGAGATTCTGGCCAGAGCAGGAAGGTCGTCCACCTCCTGTGGCTGAGCACTGTTTCCCCTGCTGCCCCTCAGCCCCCACAGGTGCGCCTCCTGAGAGCCAAAGAGTAGGTGGCCAGAGGTTGGGGACAGGTCCAGTGTGGGCTGCTATGATCTCAGCTTGCTCTGAAGCATGCTTCCTGCAGGAGAGgccagggtggggcaggggaggatCAGGGGCAGCAGGAGAGGGCTCAGGTGGACACATGCTGAGCAGGGCTGCTCCTGGACCCTGCTGTTATGGGAGGACATCTGAATCTGTGAGCCCTCCCCagctcaggggcaggaggaggtgtCTCAGCCTCACATCCTGGTCAAGGAGTGGATTCTCCCTGAGTTCACTGACTAGGACACCAGCCCCAGGACTAGAGTCCAGTCTGTCTCTGACCCTTCTGTGTTCAAGGACTCTGTCACCCAGGCTCCCTGCCAGCTCCACTGCTGTGGCTCTGGTGGGGTGCCCTGTGGACACTGCGTGGACATGGAATGGGCTGGACGTCTCCCACCTGCGACCCTGAGCTCCAGGCGTCTCTGTGTGAGGAGCTCTGCGAGGGTGAGTCCTGGTGAGGAACCACTCACTGCAGGTGCCCGAGGGCCAGGTCACAGGCTCATGGGAGCTGGTGGGAAAGGTCCCCTCCAGAGCTCAGGAGgaggccccacctccttggaGTAGCTCCCCCAGGACACCCTGAGGCTGGCGTGGACGGTGCAGGGTCAGAGCCTGTGAATTCTGATAGAAGACCAGGAACCAGCAAAAGCCCTAGAGTGACATCCCCCAGATCaagcaaaacaagacaaaactgaAGCCcatttaagattcttcttcatCACAAAGTGCTCAAGGTCTGGAGGTCACTTGTTGCTGGCCAGTCCCTCTGACTGCACCAGGGGCACCCTGACCTCAGTCCCCTGTCAGGTGAAGACCCTCAGACAGTGCCTGGTCCCCAGGGGGTCCTGTGTCCAGCACTGGAGCTTCCCTGCTCACCAGGTGACCCGCCCACCCTGGAGACCCCTGAAGGTGAACACCTCAGCCTTTTGCAGATCTGGCTGAGGCCAAGGAGGGGTCCAGGCAGGTCTCAGAGGAGAGTGTGAGCATCAGTGTCTAGCATCCTTTTTCTTTGCTACCACAGGACCCAGTGCAGAGGATCCTAGGTCACCTGCATTGTCCCCACCTTTCCTTCTTGGGAGAAACCCTCGTGTTTTGCCAAAACCACAATCTGCACCTGAGAGGATCCTCGTGGGTCCCTAGATCAGGTGCTTAGATGGAGCACTTGTGGGACAACCACACAGAGGTAACCCATGTGGACTCTGCCCTCCCAGGATTCTGCCTGTCCCTAGTGTTGGCCGTGGCAGGTCACCCTGGGCTCCTCAGTGCATGACCTCAGCTTCCCAgggctccctcctccagcctgggCTCTGGAGGCCCAGTGTCTTCAGGAGGGACTTTCCACCATGTCCTCTGCTGCCTGCCCTTCCAGGGCACAGCAGGGACAGGAGGTGAGTGAAGTGGGGCCACATTGGGGCCAGGATGGAGGAGCTGAGCAAAGTGAGCAGGATGTGGTCACAGGACCCTCACACCCTGCAGGTTTGCTGCGTCCTCCCCACAGCAAGGTGACCAGCTCTCTCCCCAGCAAGGGCCGGGGGTGGGCAGCTGCAGAGGAGGCCTGGgtgcaaccccagccctgcaaggcCCCGCTCCCCCTCCTGCTGCCTGCCCCTGTGTGCACACTGCAGGCTCCACGTGGCCACTTATGTCCAAGGACACATTTCAATATGTCTCAGCACCTCTCTTGGGTCTGTGGGATCAATGGATTCCCTGCCTCAGCCCAAGGTGATGAGGGTGCTCCTATGGAGCATGAACGGGTCCCTGGGTGCTCTGTGCTCCTGCTCCTGACCTGTCCCACAAGGTGTCCAGGTCAGCAGAGGTGGGGGTTCTTGACCTGCTTTGCATCCTGGGCGTTCACTGTCACAGGTCCTTCCCTTTCCCATAACCTGGGAGCACGTCCCTGTTCAAGTGACTCTGCCTTCTTGACCTTCATGTCCTCTCACTCCTTTgatatcttttgtttatttgttctgattcCTTTGCGGCCCTGAAGGTGGACCCAGGCCCTGAGGGTGCTCTGCAGGCCTGTCCCATGAGCTACGTCCTGTcaagtcctttttagtttttatgttgaGTCATGAGGTTCCTAAGTTCCCCAGGTGGCcttcaacttgccatcctcctgccttggcctccagagtcactggagtTACAGCCCTGGGCCCCTGTGCTGGGCTGGTCTCTGTAATACCTTTTAAGGGTTCACTGTTTCCATCCATCTCCTCCTTGTCCTACTATAATTGAAATTGAGTAAAGCATCCTCTTCTAACTGATGATATTATTGCGTTTTTGTTGCTGACTTACTGTGTCGACTTTGAGAGATTCAGTTAGATAACCGCTCAGAGACCAGGGTGCACATTTGTCTCCGTCAGCTCTGGAGGATCTGTCTTCCTACCCCAGGTGCCTCATGGTGCTGTGTTCCCCTGTGTCTTTCATGAATGCCGGGGAAGTTCATCTCTGCTCAGTGCTGAGGGGGCCCTAAGCCTGGAGGGATGAGCCCTCTTTAGGTGGCCACAGGAGTAGGCATGGTCCTGGGTGGGGCCCTTGTGACAGGGGTGGAGGGCACTTCACCTCCCACCAAACCTGCTGCTCCTGGTGCCCAGTGGCCGACTCCTCCCACAGTCCCTTATCTCAGAGGAGGACGTGGACAGCACAGAGAGGGAGGAGCTCCCCCTTCAAAGCCCTGTGGGGCCTAGTGAGGCTTTGGGCACCTGaggtcccagctgctcagaggcTCAGGAGCCCAGGGATGTCTTGAGTCCaggaggccagtgtgggcagCACAAGAGTCCTGCCTCAACAACAAGCAAACCCTCAGCAGACACAGTGTGAAGGGCAGAGACCAGCTGCTGTCCCAATGGGTGGGGCTGGGTGACTGCTCCCCATGTCCAGGTCCTGGTGTCCACCCCGGCCCTGACAAAGACACGCCTCGAGAACCAAGTGGAACCTGAAGGCCCTGCGAGCTTCAGAATCAGAataagacaggaaataataaggtctgaacaaaaaaataatgagatagaGGCTTAAACAAATTCACAGTATCTATGAAACAAAGGGTCAGTCTTCATAAAGGTAAATGTGATTGACCAACCCTTTGCCAGACTGACCAATATAACCAGAGGGCAAGCCCAAAGGTGGACGAGGACACATCAGCACAAACACAggtgaaatccagaggatcattcaggattattttgaaaacttatattctaataaattgGAGGAAATAGAACTTACAGACATATTGCTAGACACATTGGACCTACCAAATAGGAACCGACGGctatagaaaacctaaaaaggCCAATATCATGTGAAGGAGTAACAGAAAACCTTCCCAGaaggaaaagcccaggaccagatggattctccgctcccagaccttcaaagaaaaaccAATGCAGAGTTCCTCCAATTGTTCTGTAAAATAGCAAAGGGGGCAGCGCTAGCAAACTTAGTCTATGACGCCAATATTACCCTATcacaaaaccagataaagacacacgaagaaaataaaactgtagaCCAATTTCCacgatgaacatagatgcaaaaatttgtaataaaataatagcaaactaTATTCAAAACCCCTTATAAAGGCTGCATACGACGATCAAGTTAGACTCAACCCAGGATGCAAGCTTGGTTCAATACCCACCAGTCATCAACATGATTCATCACATAAgtaaaaccaaagacaaaaatcacatgatcatctcaatagatgcactGGGGACAGAATCCAGCACCCATTCACTGGCTCAGTGGTTTAACGATGGCTAGCCTGTGTAGGCCCCAGGTtgaatctccagcactgcaaataacaaccaaccaaccaaaacaaaacaaaactctgatgaaactagggacagaaggaactcaCCTTAGCATCATGAAATCCCTATGTGAGAACTCCAAAGCCCACGTCATACTGAGCATTGCCTCCAGAGTCAGAAACATGACAAGGATCTCCATTCTCACCACTCCTATCCAGGATCGTTCTTGAGAgtgtagccagagcaatcaggcaagacaAGGAAATTCTAGGGATACAAATAGGACAAGAATAAGTTCAAA is a window of Ictidomys tridecemlineatus isolate mIctTri1 chromosome 15, mIctTri1.hap1, whole genome shotgun sequence DNA encoding:
- the LOC144371087 gene encoding LOW QUALITY PROTEIN: leukocyte immunoglobulin-like receptor subfamily A member 6 (The sequence of the model RefSeq protein was modified relative to this genomic sequence to represent the inferred CDS: substituted 1 base at 1 genomic stop codon), which translates into the protein MRSTLPVLLCLGLSLLQSPRGSSGISQDPASLFLAGTLPKPNLWAEPGPVIPRGRSVTLWCQGSLYTHEYCLIKERTGSPTCRRPLQGPGNRAMFPIPTMTAQDVGGYQCYYQSLGGSLHRSERLELVVTGFYSKPSLSALPSPVLTSGGNVTLQCGSWKEFDGFILVKEGEHNLTWTLDSQQKPSGQFQAQFPVGPVNPTHRWTFTCYGYYRSKPQVWSIPSDLLDLLVSGVSRKPSLLTQQGPVLAPGETLALQCHSDVTYDRFTLSKEGEQGLPQRPAQQPQAGLSQADFLLGPVSSSHGGRYRCYGGHSLYSEWSAPSDPLNIVLPGTPSLSVQPGPTVSSGENVTLLCQSQIKMDTFLLCKEGAADPPLRLRAEYXAPWYQAEFSMRAVTPALGGTYRCYGSHSSSPYLLSWPSAPLDLVVSGPSGEPSPPPSGPRSPAGLGRSLKILVGSRFPSSCCSSSSSWDTSVGDNAGRQVAASGAPHGVTYAQLNYLKLMQGTATPPSSQVGQSRALHSDYATLAFH